Proteins encoded by one window of Salarias fasciatus chromosome 1, fSalaFa1.1, whole genome shotgun sequence:
- the lingo1b gene encoding leucine-rich repeat and immunoglobulin-like domain-containing nogo receptor-interacting protein 1-B produces the protein MTVLVSSRMVSAEAGGHSYLVACWQPILILMLGTVLSGSTTGCPSRCDCNGQERSVVCHRRRLAALPEGIPTETRLLDLSKNRLKALGPEEFINYPQLEELQLNENTISSIEPGAFSNLMNLRILGLRDNRLKLIQLGVFTGLTNLTQLDISENKLVILLDYMFQELYNLRALEVGDNDLVFISPRSFHGLSNLESLNIEGCNLASVPTDALSHLHNLLSLRLRYLNVTVIRDYSFKRLNQLRVLEISHMPALDTMTPKCLFGLNLTSLSITNCNLTVIPYQAISHLRYLRFLNLSFNPIHTVDGNQLFNLQKLQAFHLAGGRLAAIEPYSFRGLNHLRLLNVSSNSLSTLEESVFHSVGNLETLALYNNPLACDCRLLWVFRRRWRLNFNRHQPMCASPEVVQGKEFKDFPDKLPPEYFICQKSKIKDYKVQESHVDEGTTVHFACQAEGDPIPVIMWLSPKKEYITTKTVASRLSVSNEGTLEVRYAQIQDNGTYLCIASNAAGNDTKAAHLFVHSYSPNWPHQPNKTFAFISNQPSDEGANVTRATVPFPFDVKTLIIATTMGFISFLGVVLFCLVILFLWSRGKDNTKSSIEVEYVPRTEETEETSPAEAPVQFNMKIM, from the coding sequence GTAAGCAGTAGGATGGTGTCGGCAGAGGCAGGTGGGCACAGCTACTTGGTGGCATGCTGGCAGCCCATCCTGATCCTCATGCTCGGCACCGTCCTCTCCGGCTCCACCACCGGTTGCCCCTCCCGATGTGACTGCAACGGTCAGGAGCGCTCAGTCGTGTGTCATCGACGGAGACTGGCAGCTCTTCCCGAGGGGATCCCCACAGAAACAAGGCTGTTAGACCTGAGTAAGAACCGTCTGAAGGCTCTGGGACCTGAGGAGTTCATCAATTAccctcagctggaggagctgcaacTCAACGAAAATACAATTTCATCCATTGAGCCAGGGGCTTTTAGCAACCTTATGAACCTTCGGATTCTGGGTTTGCGCGACAACCGGCTGAAGCTCATTCAGTTGGGAGTTTTCACTGGCCTCACCAACCTCACTCAGCTGGATATTAGTGAGAACAAACTTGTCATTCTGCTCGACTATATGTTTCAGGAGCTGTACAACCTGAGGGCTTTGGAGGTTGGCGACAATGACCTAGTTTTCATCTCACCGCGATCATTTCATGGTCTTAGCAACCTTGAGAGCCTCAACATTGAGGGATGCAATCTGGCCTCAGTGCCTACTGATGCCCTTAGCCATCTACATAACCTGTTGTCACTTCGATTACGGTATCTCAACGTCACTGTCATAAGGGATTACTCCTTTAAAAGGCTGAATCAGCTCAGAGTGCTGGAAATTTCTCATATGCCTGCTCTGGATACCATGACCCCGAAATGCTTGTTTGGACTCAACCTTACATCACTGTCCATCACAAACTGTAATCTCACTGTCATCCCCTATCAAGCTATCAGTCACTTGAGGTACCTTCGGTTTTTGAATCTGTCCTTCAACCCAATTCATACTGTGGACGGGAACCAACTGTTCAATCTGCAAAAGCTGCAGGCTTTTCATCTGGCAGGTGGGAGGTTAGCTGCCATTGAGCCTTACTCTTTCCGAGGTCTCAACCATCTCCGCCTGCTTAATGTGTCCAGCAACAGCTTGAGCACGCTGGAGGAGTCGGTTTTCCACTCAGTGGGGAATCTGGAGACCCTTGCTCTGTACAACAACCCTCTGGCCTGCGACTGTCGCTTGCTCTGGGTCTTCCGTCGAAGGTGGAGACTCAACTTCAACCGACACCAGCCCATGTGTGCTTCGCCTGAGGTCGTGCAAGGAAAAGAGTTCAAGGATTTCCCAGACAAACTCCCTCCTGAGTATTTCATCTGCCAGAAATCAAAGATCAAGGATTATAAGGTGCAAGAAAGCCATGTAGACGAAGGAACCACGGTGCATTTTGCCTGCCAAGCTGAAGGTGATCCAATTCCTGTTATAATGTGGCTGTCCCCCAAGAAGGAATACATTACTACCAAAACTGTGGCCTCGAGACTTTCTGTGTCTAACGAGGGTACTTTGGAGGTGCGATATGCCCAAATCCAAGACAATGGTACCTATTTGTGCATTGCAAGTAATGCAGCGGGAAATGACACCAAAGCTGCTCACCTCTTTGTGCATAGCTACTCCCCGAATTGGCCCCACCAGCCAAACAAGACATTTGCCTTCATTTCAAACCAGCCAAGCGATGAAGGGGCGAATGTGACCCGGGCTACAGTTCCATTTCCATTTGATGTGAAGACACTTATCATTGCTACCACCATGGGATTTATTTCTTTCCTCGGAGTAGTCCTCTTCTGTCTTGTAATATTATTCCTCTGGAGTAGAGGGAAAGACAATACAAAGTCAAGTATAGAGGTTGAATATGTGCCACGCACAGAGGAAACGGAGGAGACCAGCCCGGCTGAGGCACCTGTACAATTCAACATGAAAATCATGTGA